From one Solanum stenotomum isolate F172 chromosome 12, ASM1918654v1, whole genome shotgun sequence genomic stretch:
- the LOC125849476 gene encoding uncharacterized protein LOC125849476 encodes MAKASLAFPLAPQCGKNHYGTCRRAPGACFNCGSFDHKVKDCPNPNNAPSLRTEGPVHKPSINPPQTNRGARPKNTQATGASGANKATGPRATTHAYDMRQRYDQDGQDVVVGKFYLFVLCVFTLFDPGSTHSYLCSSLVLPENVKSMRLNYDVLVESPLGY; translated from the coding sequence ATGGCCAAGGCAAGCCTCGCGTTCCCACTTGCCCCACAATGTGGAAAGAATCATTATGGTACTTGCAGGAGAGCTCCTGGTGCATGTTTTAATTGTGGGAGCTTTGATCATAAAGTGAAGGATTGTCCTAATCCTAATAATGCTCCTTCCTTAAGAACGGAAGGCCCAGTTCATAAGCCTTCtattaatcctcctcaaactaaTAGAGGTGCAAGACCTAAAAACACCCAAGCAACAGGTGCAAGTGGAGCTAATAAAGCTACTGGACCAAGGGCTACTACACACGCTTATGATATGAGGCAGAGGTATGATCAAGATGGACAAGATGTGGTTGTCGGtaaattttacttatttgtcTTATGTGTATTTACACTATTTGATCCTGGTTCTACACATTCCTATCtttgttcatcacttgttcttcctGAAAACGTTAAATCTATGAGACTTAATTATGATGTGCTGGTTGAAAGTCCTTTGGGttattga